One part of the Thermodesulfovibrio sp. 3462-1 genome encodes these proteins:
- a CDS encoding glucose-6-phosphate isomerase, giving the protein MIKLDFSNILSEEIGEGGISINEIEINARKAISLISSRPYKELDFIELYRQDLSKVKELAKKARDYEYFVLLGIGGSALGPKVILEALSPMHNLKKKPKVFIYDNVDPVTFKNIIEVIDLKKTLINVISKSGATSETLASFLIFWRMIRDKRLDVKEHFVFTTDPEKGNLKRLAEEYEIPCLSIPKNVVGRYSVLSPVGVFLAEVLGIKSEEMLEAAKEISEKAFSENLKENPMAVAASSLYLMDRVKGRKIVVFLPYSDRLKTLSEWFCQLWAESLGKEGKGTTPYPSLGTTDQHSQLQLWMEGPEDKVIVFISVERHDCQEEIPEEFHDIEGLRFLGGHTLEELMNTEQLATEMALTMNKKPNLKIILPKINPYSIGQIFQFLQIVTAMTGLLYEINPFNQPGVELGKRLTYGAMGKRGFESEGEEIKDYLKRQRFMI; this is encoded by the coding sequence ATGATAAAATTGGATTTTTCTAATATTTTATCCGAAGAAATAGGAGAAGGTGGAATTTCTATTAATGAAATTGAAATTAATGCCAGGAAGGCAATATCTTTAATTTCATCAAGACCTTATAAAGAGCTTGATTTCATAGAGTTATACAGACAGGATTTATCCAAAGTTAAAGAACTTGCTAAAAAAGCAAGAGATTATGAATACTTTGTTCTTCTTGGTATTGGTGGAAGCGCTCTTGGTCCAAAAGTTATTCTTGAAGCTTTAAGCCCTATGCATAATCTCAAGAAAAAACCAAAGGTTTTTATATATGACAACGTTGATCCTGTAACATTCAAAAACATTATTGAAGTTATTGATTTAAAGAAAACACTCATTAATGTAATATCAAAATCTGGAGCTACTTCAGAAACTTTAGCATCTTTTTTAATTTTCTGGAGAATGATAAGAGACAAAAGACTTGATGTAAAAGAGCATTTTGTATTTACTACAGATCCAGAAAAGGGAAATTTAAAAAGGCTTGCTGAGGAATATGAAATTCCCTGCCTTTCAATTCCTAAAAATGTTGTGGGAAGATACTCGGTTTTATCTCCTGTAGGAGTTTTTCTTGCTGAAGTCTTGGGAATAAAAAGTGAAGAGATGCTTGAAGCTGCTAAAGAAATTTCAGAAAAAGCCTTCAGTGAAAATCTAAAGGAAAATCCAATGGCAGTTGCTGCTTCATCTTTATATCTGATGGATAGAGTTAAAGGGAGAAAAATCGTGGTTTTTCTTCCTTATTCAGACAGGCTCAAAACCCTGTCTGAGTGGTTCTGTCAACTCTGGGCAGAAAGTCTTGGGAAAGAAGGTAAAGGCACAACTCCCTATCCATCTTTAGGAACAACTGATCAGCATTCTCAGCTTCAGCTGTGGATGGAAGGACCTGAAGATAAAGTGATTGTCTTTATTTCAGTTGAAAGGCATGACTGTCAGGAGGAGATTCCAGAGGAATTTCATGACATAGAAGGATTGAGATTTCTTGGAGGACATACACTTGAAGAGCTTATGAATACAGAGCAGCTTGCCACAGAGATGGCTTTAACAATGAATAAAAAGCCAAATCTTAAAATAATTCTTCCCAAAATTAACCCTTATAGCATAGGTCAGATTTTTCAATTTCTTCAGATTGTAACTGCTATGACAGGACTTCTTTATGAAATAAATCCTTTTAATCAGCCAGGGGTTGAGCTCGGCAAAAGGCTTACCTATGGTGCAATGGGCAAAAGAGGCTTTGAAAGTGAAGGCGAGGAGATTAAAGATTATTTAAAAAGACAGAGATTCATGATTTAG
- a CDS encoding ATP synthase subunit I, translating to MDKEVIKKISREVLILLPIFAFLSWILWDKIIALNIMIGGLTSWLSLKELSWAVKKFFGKPMFQMAVIGLSYIKLGLIFIFLMIIARYGLFNVYGLLAGFAVVLIISSRQALLHSRRQNI from the coding sequence GTGGACAAGGAAGTAATAAAGAAAATAAGTAGGGAAGTTTTGATTTTACTTCCAATTTTTGCTTTTTTAAGCTGGATACTATGGGATAAAATAATAGCTTTAAATATAATGATTGGAGGGCTAACAAGCTGGCTTAGCCTTAAAGAGCTTTCTTGGGCTGTAAAAAAATTTTTTGGCAAACCAATGTTTCAGATGGCTGTAATTGGATTAAGTTATATCAAATTGGGCTTAATCTTTATATTTCTTATGATTATTGCAAGGTACGGACTTTTTAATGTTTATGGATTATTGGCAGGATTTGCTGTAGTTTTAATTATTTCATCAAGGCAGGCTCTTTTGCATTCAAGGAGGCAGAATATTTGA
- a CDS encoding AtpZ/AtpI family protein has protein sequence MEEKRSFFKTFIEASALGINFVLCVLIGAGIGYLIDYYLTHSFPLFSIIFLMAGFVAGVKEIFKYIKKVEKVSGQGSNKENK, from the coding sequence GTGGAAGAAAAAAGATCATTTTTTAAAACCTTTATAGAGGCATCAGCCTTAGGAATTAATTTTGTATTATGTGTTTTAATTGGTGCAGGTATTGGTTATTTGATTGATTATTATTTAACTCATAGTTTTCCTTTGTTTTCTATAATTTTTTTAATGGCTGGATTTGTTGCAGGAGTTAAAGAAATATTTAAATACATTAAAAAGGTGGAAAAGGTCAGTGGACAAGGAAGTAATAAAGAAAATAAGTAG
- a CDS encoding molecular chaperone TorD family protein yields the protein MNFLSLEDQERAETYRLFAYLFMHIPQIEHIEEFEEFAEIKINDTYEEICNDYIALFVEAAVANYEGYYLEELYKDNPVNFEFKDVQHFYWNAGVAIDEEIDLPADHISMELLFMSYLIEQNLKDLQIEFLKRLCEWIPLFCDALYEKAKTEFYKEVATSLKEFVLSECEGW from the coding sequence ATGAATTTTTTATCTCTTGAAGACCAGGAACGAGCTGAAACCTATAGACTTTTTGCTTATCTTTTCATGCATATTCCTCAGATTGAACATATTGAAGAATTTGAAGAATTCGCTGAAATCAAAATTAATGATACATATGAAGAAATATGCAATGACTACATTGCTTTGTTTGTTGAGGCTGCAGTTGCAAATTATGAAGGATATTATCTTGAGGAGCTTTATAAAGATAACCCTGTAAATTTTGAATTCAAAGATGTCCAGCATTTTTACTGGAATGCAGGCGTTGCAATTGATGAAGAAATAGACCTTCCAGCAGATCACATCTCTATGGAGCTTCTTTTCATGAGTTATCTTATAGAGCAAAATCTTAAGGACTTACAGATTGAATTTTTAAAAAGACTTTGTGAATGGATTCCTTTATTCTGTGATGCTTTATATGAGAAAGCAAAGACTGAATTTTACAAAGAAGTTGCAACTTCTTTAAAGGAATTTGTATTATCAGAATGTGAGGGTTGGTAG
- the hemL gene encoding glutamate-1-semialdehyde 2,1-aminomutase, with protein sequence MKTRKSKKLYKKALAVMPGGVNSPVRAFRAVGGNPLFIAKAKGSKIYDVDGNEYIDYVLSWGPLILGHAYPAVVKALKKAVEKGTSYGAPTSLEIELATLVKKAFPSIEKIRMVNSGTEATMSAIRVARGFTKRNKVVKFEGCYHGHVDGLLVSAGSGGATFGIPDSLGVPQSYISETIILPFNDTEAFKNTLKQHWKEIACVIVEPVVGNMGCILPKEEFLKTLREETEKYGIVLIFDEVMTGFRVAFGGAQQYYRVKPDLTCLGKVIGGGLPVGAYGGRKEIMSLVAPEGGVYQAGTLSGNPLAVTAGIETLKVLSKTSTYKKLEKTMQSLERGLKDAAKQAGVKVKFYRAGTMFCTYFTEKEVIDAQTAKTSDTEAFKKFFWGMLKRRVYIAPSQFEAGFISLAHTEKDIEKTVKAAYETFKEL encoded by the coding sequence ATGAAGACAAGAAAATCTAAGAAACTTTATAAAAAAGCATTAGCAGTCATGCCAGGTGGAGTAAACAGCCCTGTAAGAGCATTCAGAGCAGTTGGAGGCAATCCATTATTTATAGCAAAGGCAAAGGGTTCAAAAATCTATGATGTGGACGGAAATGAATACATAGATTATGTTCTTTCATGGGGTCCTCTAATTCTTGGTCATGCCTATCCGGCAGTTGTAAAGGCTCTTAAAAAAGCAGTTGAAAAAGGAACAAGCTATGGAGCACCAACCTCTCTTGAGATTGAGCTTGCAACTCTGGTAAAAAAAGCTTTTCCTTCAATAGAAAAAATTCGTATGGTTAACTCTGGCACAGAGGCAACTATGTCTGCAATAAGAGTTGCGAGAGGCTTTACAAAAAGAAATAAAGTTGTAAAGTTTGAAGGATGCTATCATGGTCATGTGGATGGGCTTCTGGTTTCAGCTGGTTCAGGAGGAGCAACTTTTGGAATTCCAGACAGCCTCGGAGTGCCTCAATCATATATTTCAGAAACAATAATTTTGCCTTTCAATGATACAGAAGCATTTAAAAATACCCTGAAACAACACTGGAAAGAAATTGCCTGTGTAATTGTTGAGCCTGTTGTTGGAAACATGGGATGCATTCTGCCAAAGGAAGAGTTTTTAAAAACTTTAAGGGAAGAAACAGAAAAATACGGAATTGTTTTGATTTTTGATGAAGTTATGACAGGATTTAGAGTTGCCTTTGGTGGAGCACAACAGTATTATAGAGTAAAACCTGATTTAACCTGTCTTGGTAAGGTTATTGGAGGAGGACTTCCTGTTGGTGCTTATGGAGGCAGAAAAGAGATAATGAGCCTTGTTGCACCTGAAGGAGGAGTTTATCAAGCTGGAACCCTTTCAGGAAATCCTCTTGCAGTCACTGCAGGAATTGAGACATTAAAGGTTCTTTCAAAAACTTCCACTTATAAAAAGCTTGAAAAGACAATGCAGTCTCTTGAAAGAGGACTAAAAGATGCTGCTAAACAAGCAGGCGTAAAAGTTAAATTTTACAGGGCAGGAACAATGTTTTGCACCTATTTTACTGAGAAAGAAGTGATTGATGCTCAGACTGCGAAGACTTCTGATACTGAAGCCTTTAAAAAATTTTTCTGGGGAATGCTTAAGCGAAGAGTTTATATTGCACCATCTCAGTTTGAGGCTGGATTTATCTCACTTGCCCATACTGAAAAAGATATAGAAAAAACTGTAAAAGCTGCTTATGAAACCTTTAAAGAGTTATGA
- a CDS encoding response regulator translates to MSKKALVIDDNDLVRETLKAMLEFLGFEVAVSENGEEALEKFKSSEKAFDVVFVDLVMPGISGKTLLQKLIEIDPQVKAIISSGYSNDPAIADYEKLGFKGILNKPYTIDELKETLKKLNLL, encoded by the coding sequence ATGTCTAAAAAAGCACTTGTTATAGATGACAATGACCTTGTAAGAGAAACTCTGAAAGCAATGCTTGAATTTCTGGGGTTTGAAGTTGCTGTTAGTGAAAATGGTGAAGAAGCCTTAGAAAAATTCAAATCCTCTGAAAAAGCTTTTGATGTTGTCTTTGTTGACCTTGTTATGCCAGGAATCTCAGGGAAAACACTGCTACAAAAACTCATAGAGATTGACCCTCAGGTGAAAGCCATAATATCAAGCGGATACTCCAATGATCCAGCAATTGCTGACTACGAAAAATTAGGATTTAAAGGCATTCTCAATAAACCCTATACAATAGATGAACTTAAGGAGACTCTTAAGAAACTAAATCTCCTCTGA